A window of the Methanomassiliicoccales archaeon genome harbors these coding sequences:
- a CDS encoding ATP-binding protein — protein MRIRDPDEVISRAKQIYEEMLEFLEVEPGKRKPSMSLWGVKSVMQYLKSNRIFDRKTKGKDLLDLIDNDKINVIDFSQNSQLTEEEKNIIFKKVIEYVTEKYIKKKETTVFIVGDEIHNYLTTRWGKRIISKLFREGRSNQVNLLIATQYLHNLPDEIAYGASHIAILGTLTSADDYYLLKKVVPDFDVKFERLVASSPAEVELLKRKERGKGYFIYNKFFTERIHFRPSQTL, from the coding sequence TTGAGAATAAGAGATCCAGATGAGGTAATCAGCAGAGCCAAGCAAATCTATGAGGAGATGCTTGAATTCCTTGAGGTTGAGCCTGGTAAGAGAAAGCCAAGCATGAGTCTGTGGGGGGTTAAATCAGTAATGCAGTATCTAAAATCAAACAGAATCTTTGACAGAAAAACAAAGGGGAAAGATCTGCTTGATTTAATTGACAATGACAAAATCAACGTGATTGACTTCTCCCAAAATAGCCAGCTGACTGAAGAGGAGAAGAACATCATCTTCAAGAAGGTCATAGAGTATGTAACTGAGAAATACATTAAGAAGAAAGAGACAACAGTTTTCATTGTTGGTGATGAGATTCACAACTATCTCACCACCAGATGGGGAAAGAGGATTATTAGTAAGCTCTTCCGTGAAGGCAGGAGTAATCAGGTTAACTTATTGATAGCCACTCAATACCTGCACAACCTTCCAGATGAGATTGCCTATGGAGCTTCACACATAGCAATCCTTGGAACCCTCACAAGTGCTGACGATTATTATCTCCTCAAAAAGGTAGTTCCAGACTTTGATGTTAAGTTTGAGCGTCTTGTGGCATCTTCTCCAGCTGAAGTTGAGCTTTTGAAAAGAAAAGAGCGTGGAAAAGGCTATTTCATTTATAATAAGTTCTTCACTGAGCGAATTCATTTTAGACCTTCCCAAACCCTTTAG